The Lycium barbarum isolate Lr01 chromosome 4, ASM1917538v2, whole genome shotgun sequence nucleotide sequence ATTGTTGGATAAACTAGATTGCCAATGCTATTTGTAGGTAAATTGGGATTCATTCTGTTCCTTAGATTGATTGATATCAACAGTATGTAAACTTTGATATCACTTTTCTTGTCTTTCCATGTTGGTATAATTGATGACCATAGGAAAGCTGACAAAGCCTCAAAACGAGTCGCGTAACGTTCCTCAACAGGGCAACTCTGTATTAATGTAGCTAGCTTTGAGTTATCAAATATGAATCTCTTCATCGAGATTTTTAATGGAAGTTCTTCTTCTGTTGGAATCAAGGTTAACCAAGGATTATTTCCAAGATCTGTTGGAGGAAAGATCCCAGTAACGTCGACGATGAATCCAGTGTCAATGCCATTGCATTCTTGATCATTTTCTTGATTCATTTTTGCCCATGTTTTGACAAATGTACCAAGTGAAGATGCATCAGCAACTAGATGTGAAACACACACACCAATGGAAATTCCTCCACAAGGGAACTTAGTTAATTGAACTCTTAGCAAAACTTGATCACTTTGTCTTATGGATCTATCAAGAACATGACATGGAAGCAATTGGCAAAGAGTTTCAATTTTTGGGTCATTGACAATGTTGGACAAGGTAATGTTACTAACATTTGCTTCAAGAAAATCGACCCCTTCATCGTTGCATTCGATTGTGAACTCATCTATTTTTCTACCAGCTAGAGGGTATATATAAGTCAAGGTTTTTGAGAGGGATTTTTTGAGGTGATCATTTGAGAATTTGGTGGTTGAATCATAGAAGAGGACAATAGGAACATAAGGGCCAGGGGTTAATTGATCTATAAGGGAAAGCTTATAATCTTTTTTGCTTGGAGGTGTTGGAGAATATGGTTTGATTGTTTCTTTGTGAGTAAttttaactttcattttcatcattccCTCACACTATGTTTAGATCTCAATGAATTATGAATTGTTTGGCTAATGAGTAGCGATTCAGTAAGTATTCCACTAGTATATAAaggtaggattttttttttaatatctttgGGATTACATGTAATCTCTATAGATAAACATGCTACAAAACAActtatataccaaaatataaacAAACTATAAAACAACTTACCAAAATAAACAAACTTTAAAACTACTTACCAAAATATAAACATactctacattttttttttcttaaaaaagaaCTCTACAACAACTTACCAATGTATAAATACTGGTGTCACTTGGTCTGGGGGCTCAATACTAAcattaaaattaaatttataattactttttttttgACGGGAAAGTAATTCGACATTTTTTACGAACTCCTGAAAATTAAATCATAATATAAAAGTATTTGACagttaaagattttttttttcttcaaataaattcatgatGTAAGAGCTCTTCTTTGTTATTTCATTGAATGCTTCACTCAATTTTTCTGAATTAAATCAATGTTGACTAACCAACTATTGCAAAAAGATATTTGAGTGTTCAAGAAATGTAGGCACGATTTTCAATCTCAAATAAATAAAGAAAGTATGACTTATTAATAGTGGATAAGTGACCTTATAATTAATGGAAAATGAACTAATGCATTACAAAGCAACAGTCTGTTGACAAAGCTAATCATTTGTTTGCAAATGaatttcttctttatttttctttatcaCACTGAAAATTTCATTATTTATTGTTGCAATTCAGCATCAAATAGACTAGTTCATTCTTTTTGCAAGACATTCCAAGAAGAAAGAACAAATACGACGATCGTTTTTAAGCTCAAGTTAATAAACAACACAAAACTATATTCATTGATTTTATTAGCTATCCTAAAAGCACTACTTTCATAGCAAGCTTACCATATAAGAACTCAACAAATTATACTAATGTTAAATTCTAAAATCTCTGGAGGAGTATTGTTAGTGGAATCTATAGTTTTTGAGCTTAGGATAGGAGACTAAGATCTATAAATAGACTTGTAAATATCTATGCTAGTGCTAGTGATACCCATCTCAGAAGACGGAATTATTAAGCAATGAATATGCACAATGTCTAATGTATCTTAGTAAATTTATTATGGCATAATGTAATATGTTTCTTGATTTCATATTTTTGTTAAGGAAAAAAAGTGTTCCTTCCGTCTCATTTTATACGAAGGTATTACTATTTGGGTAGTCAAACCGTTtttcttttactatatttttctagtttttttttttaaaagatattTTAAATTACTAAGTATGTGGACTTAAAGTATTTTTGAatcattaaaataaaatttatatatttgaaaactacacttATTAAGATTATTTTTTGGTTGACAAAAGCTTGTGAATAAACATTAGTATATGCAACGGAAAAAAGCAGGTGTGTGTTCTATTTACCAAATTTTTTGATGGCAATTAAAGTAATATTAAACTCAATAAAGGGCAAATAAAAGAGGAAATAGATAAAAAATTTAAGTTGAACAACAAATCAACAACACATGTCACTTCTAAAAGTAACTCGATGAAATTACAAAAATGAccctgtgaggactacaaaaactTTTCATTcttacttatatatagtagtaatattatACAACAACTTACCGAAAAAATAAAATACTATAGAACAACTTACCaatgtataaatatacatatacaacaacttatcgaaaaataaaaataatataaaacaACTTATtaatgtataagtatactatatatatatatatatatatatatatatatatatatatataacaacttAACCAAATATGTAGGATTTGCATTTGTGAAAATTGAAACTTTTTTCCCATTTTTTTGTTTCATAAAGAAAGACTTAAAAGTTATGTTGTTTCTTCATCGAATCACTACATtatagttataaaaaaaatgggaGATGGCAACAAAGACAAAGATGTCAAGATTTTATCACAAAACACTTTCTTTAGAGAGTATTTATATCCTCAAAGCCACTAGACAATAATACTCGAAGGCAATAACGAAAATTACAAATTCTGCAAATCGCACTATTTAAGAACTCCCTTGGTCTGTTAGCAAAATTCACTCTTCAATTGCCTTTACTTAATTTCTAACATTAATTAAGTCCTGTTAATAATAGACTATCAAAAAAGATGTTTCTCAACTTCTATAATTGTCATGTGCTTGCAGTTGCCTGGGAGTTCGTCTCATCTCAATGAAGACAAACTTTCATGAAAACTCGGTATATACTAAAGAGAAGATTATTTTTAACCACATATGTTACTGCACGAAAAATTTCTCTTATTTTAAAAAGAAACTACTTCATTCTATTTACACagtataatctatatataatataaagctaggcatagacaaggtgatgtggcacctctctatggccatcattcctatttatttattttctcctttttttggcctATTTCCTATTTTTTTCTGATTTATGTGCTATGTAAAAAGACTTAAATTCACTCATTAAACTCTCTCTTTATTATGTTAAATATGCTCAAGTTTTTACTCCAAAGATGAATGTAACGTTTTGTTTTATCTTTATCAGACTCTTGGCTTTTACTCCACTGATTTTTCTTGCTTTTCATATGCCCATATTCCTTCCCCATTAAATTTCTATACCCACGTTATTTTCTCATTGAATCTCATCAGTGTGACGTAAGTAAATTTCAATAGCTTAACAGCCACAAAAACAGTATATAATAGTATTCCAAACACACATCCCTGCCACTTCAAAACAAAGAATTCATCTTTAACAGCAAAGCTAAGATCGATAGTGAGTCTCACCTTTCATATtatctttctctctctttctGTTAATACACAAATACAAATCTTTTGACTGAATGTTTATTATTCTtcaattttaaaaggaattataGAGTTGTGATTTAAGAGGAAATATATTTGCTTATCATTTTGTTAAGGAACCAGAaggtattttttaattttatattgtcTCCAATTGTTCTTTCAACGTCTTCCGTATCACACAAGTTACAGTTTTTCTATAGAGGTTCTTCATATCACCGGTTACAGCCTTTTTCAGAGAACTAGACAACACCTCTTCAAGGAAATATAGTCCAAAAGAAGGAGTACATGCACCTAAATCTAGGTACATGGAAATCtacaaaagaaatgaagaaaaagaaaaatgaagtaTTAGAAATCAGGAAATTGCAACCACacttttattttgttttcctttttagtttttatttaacaagaaatgaaaaaaataaaacataAGTATCAACAATTCATGCTATGAAATAAAATATTAAGAAAAATGCcttggaagaagaagaaaaaagaagtaGGTTACGTCTTAGGTTTACAATATCCCTGGATTTCATTAccatttgttttctttttattactttttttttctattatttCTATACACTTACTTAAATAGATCGGTTTTTTTAACATGCAATATTTTAAGCATCTGTTTTCTATCAAAGAAATAGGATGTCCAAAAAATCATGAAAACTCATTTGATTTGTAAAACTCAAGTACACTAGTTTCACAATAAATGAATACAACGAAGTTCCCATCATTACAGATAGCTCCACCACTGCATCAACACGTTTCTTCATCTTCCTACCCGTCTCTatctttttcagttttttttttttttttttaaatctcatcCGGTTTCTGTTTTTAATTAAATAGTAATAATGATTGGCAATCTCATTCAATATTCAAACTATAGATTCTTATTTCAGAATATCAAATCTCCACTTGACAGTAGATAATCTCACTACTCTCACACTATCTCTTCTACGTGAACTCTCGTTTCTTTGTACTTTCATATAATAGGATAATAGGTTTGGATTCGATTCTCTTCCTTCCATTTTTCCTTCCCCTTCCTCCTATGTAATAGAAATAATGCTTTTCTAATTGACCCTCGTAGCTTCCATTATCAATGAAGGATAATAAAAAGGTACTTCTGGTAAATACAGTCATGAATTTGGTTTCCCATAGAAACCACCAGCATATTAATTGAAAAATCTGCATCTCATTTCTTCAACGAAACCCATTTGGAAACTCTCCCCAGATCATTTGGTATGGCACAAGTAGTTGATCCATCTTTACTGAGGAAGTATGAGTTTCTATCACAAATGGATATTGTAAAGGTAGACAATTACAACAAAAGAGATGGACAACTGCACTGAAACAGGACCAAACTCTCAAACCATACTGAAGTGTATCGAAGAAAGGTTCCAGGACATATGAAGTTAAGTCCTGGTGCCAAATCTTCTTGTAACACTATCAAGGGGATTCATAATACAAGAGACGATATCCAGGAAAGCAACATCAAACATTTCCTTGGTTTGAGTGAGATTGGCAGATATCACCTCTACATAATGGGCACACCCTACAGCAAAATGAACAACGGTTACGCAACATAATTGAATTCAAGGAGTATTACTGGAAGTTTTAAATTAGAGGAAGATAGTTTTTTCGTAAAAAAAGAAGATAATTATCACAAGACAAGATTATAAGCACTCTTATTTCTCTGAGATCCTGATAAAATACTAGCAACCAGACATTATAGGGTACAAATAACATGCTGCAGGCACTTCAGGAACAACATCCTGTCCTAATCTAATTTATAATCTGGGTAAGTAATACTGTCCTAGTATAATAATTTTCACCAATTCCACCTCATCTATTCTGTCATAGACACGCTTCTCACTTTCTTAACAATACCAATGGTTTGCGCTTTTCCtttttatagttttcttcaagtAGTGACCAAAGATGGATGTTACTTATATAATCCTAATTGATACAGGTTCTCATACCAAAACCAAATCTCAGTAGATGACAAAAAGAGTCATTATTCCTCTCAAACATTTCTTAACTCATCAAACCTGGAGCTAAGCAGCAAAG carries:
- the LOC132637248 gene encoding stemmadenine O-acetyltransferase-like, whose translation is MKVKITHKETIKPYSPTPPSKKDYKLSLIDQLTPGPYVPIVLFYDSTTKFSNDHLKKSLSKTLTYIYPLAGRKIDEFTIECNDEGVDFLEANVSNITLSNIVNDPKIETLCQLLPCHVLDRSIRQSDQVLLRVQLTKFPCGGISIGVCVSHLVADASSLGTFVKTWAKMNQENDQECNGIDTGFIVDVTGIFPPTDLGNNPWLTLIPTEEELPLKISMKRFIFDNSKLATLIQSCPVEERYATRFEALSAFLWSSIIPTWKDKKSDIKVYILLISINLRNRMNPNLPTNSIGNLVYPTMAKWEVEEGEIDYKKLVEKVQESIRKVDDSYITRVHEKNEYINYSNSILELAITRGNEVGFAGCISWCKIPFYEADFGWGKPTWIANPVKFPCGFHLLDCVDGSGIEVWMGLPEEHMKLLEKNEDFMSYVSLNQDV